The proteins below come from a single Eucalyptus grandis isolate ANBG69807.140 chromosome 3, ASM1654582v1, whole genome shotgun sequence genomic window:
- the LOC108958417 gene encoding LOW QUALITY PROTEIN: uncharacterized protein LOC108958417 (The sequence of the model RefSeq protein was modified relative to this genomic sequence to represent the inferred CDS: inserted 3 bases in 3 codons), with protein MNSANVAGAAAKNTKNVRARSSFSRVFQRAESPPACRETEQEHEDSPQKLKTQPSPRPIFSCSFFRHCTQTSLSPTAPPTTHPPKKAETSSSSSSSSTSQSFTLWKFPLNSPIHHHHHPAPSAPSPPPPPPPPPFRPXVLQDLFHSAELRLTTGSGPDQLSALQLLERSLVPNPPLEPACPPGLMRAVVSCMQAHXGPKSATKILFALCLAEGNRRVAVEAGXAAAVVESLMEMEVTAAERALAALELMCTVAEGAAEVRAHALAVPVMVEMMGRMEGRGREHAIGVLAVIFCAGAGVGAGAGGGEGEAAGVAPPEEVARAVMLALQGDCSARGRRKGAQLLKALQETVGYDSGGRMNGCDLAAVGV; from the exons ATGAACTCTGCTAACGTAGCTGGAGCTGCTGCCAAAAACACCAAAAACGTACGTGCACGGTCGTCTTTTTCGCGGGTGTTCCAGCGTGCAGAGAGTCCACCAGCGTGCAGAGA AACAGAGCAAGAGCATGAAGACTCACCCCAGAAGCTCAAAACCCAACCCTCCCCCCGCCCCATCTTCTCTTGCTCCTTCTTCCGCCACTGCACCCAAACCTCCCTCAGCCCCACCGCCC ccccCACCACCCACCCTCCCAAGAAAGCCGAgacctcctcctcttcctcctcctcctccacttcCCAGAGCTTCACCCTCTGGAAGTTCCCACTGAATTCacccatccaccaccaccaccaccccgcCCCCTCCGCCccctctccgccgccgccgccgcctccgcccccgTTTCGCC CCGTCCTCCAGGACCTCTTCCACTCGGCCGAGCTCCGGCTGACCACCGGCTCTGGCCCGGACCAGCTCTCCGCCCTCCAGCTCCTGGAGCGCTCCCTGGTGCCGAACCCGCCGCTCGAGCCCGCCTGCCCGCCCGGGCTCATGCGCGCCGTCGTGAGCTGCATGCAGGCCC GTGGGCCCAAGTCGGCCACCAAGATCCTCTTCGCCCTCTGCCTGGCGGAGGGCAACCGCCGCGTGGCGGTGGAGGCCG CCGCCGCGGCGGTCGTGGAGTCCCTGATGGAGATGGAGGTGACCGCCGCGGAGAGGGCGCTGGCGGCGCTGGAGCTGATGTGCACGGTCGCCGAGGGGGCGGCGGAGGTGCGGGCCCACGCCCTGGCGGTCCCCGTGATGGTGGAGATGATGGGGAGGATGGAGGGCCGCGGGCGGGAGCACGCGATCGGCGTGCTCGCCGTGATATTCTGCGCCGGCGCCGGCGTCGGCGCAGGCGCAGGCGGGGGAGAAGGGGAGGCGGCGGGGGTGGCGCCGCCGGAGGAGGTGGCGCGCGCGGTGATGCTGGCGCTGCAGGGGGACTGCAGCGCCCgggggaggaggaagggggCCCAGCTGCTGAAGGCGCTCCAGGAGACCGTCGGATACGACTCGGGCGGGAGGATGAACGGCTGCGATCTGGCCGCCGTGGGAGTCTAG